A genomic segment from Mycosarcoma maydis chromosome 13, whole genome shotgun sequence encodes:
- a CDS encoding tetratricopeptide repeat-containing protein EMW1, translating into MSRVGAVRASRFARALPHTPVNHFLRTTKSLLASGGLDNEDIVYIITSRTTTLDQAVAAISLAYLQQHLDTSQHTQRRYVPVLSAARHACLNDDLPELALALQAALIAEHNVIFQDDQVYNALDAYTSKKRVVLVGGAAEQNGEEAWSEWLELHGAQLFGVVDTENTLPTQMHDENGSLNERLNLALLPRPQPVSGGGEAEPSLTSLVAMWAKQQLVESGASTTCSQIVTRELADLMLAAILLETDNLTQSKTNSVDLGAVGWLNPRSSFQLQDEDHATAALEDAQESDLNDDEANTPNYDAFVPTFPDLDSMYRALRGASRLSTTAKPAVVVGAQVPVAGLELGHASPHHFQWNLITNTLANLDQQQRAGVPDFVHKTIVGDFATVLTSDLASRLLKPIGTQLAQNLSSNGSTAFDLLAIQKHINAVVATQATSELQRYEILCIAVCALHAFVQINWTGPELPESLDPVSLLRASSPDAFAPRPLDTDAEEKANLATNKLIHSASLEALAFKGEPAYHLCQVPFFLVLSKLVIDALWSAQAPNQPDGNTAKVHVETLAWWRLRVFTVHSHVLDQAVAFGNKVFEPVNKLCDVLAARAAATGKPANAADAKKSEWASLSSRLILERGIALQRLGSDREASETFVNAAKENGLRYRMSGALGKRTKFQKEDKTQLVLLAKSVVADGGKEDEEDEISEKQPEQAGAHVEKQEELQTGFAAKANAEDQVAGMPSTYALNDDTLLEQTKFTSTTAGSNAACSGGASGQHDTDADLLELDPNAQPPLAVLDQCTLLALCLNIHNTQAAHGLTANQMQMFIARVVSHARNWTVHTMSLLLRARLESTRTRTVERSVLQLQALIDQMPTNDSSIQERLKFFHALDLPPKWEMQAELARRYASIGVTRSALEIFERIEMWEEVVQCLGMLGRQQEAVEVVSELLEGKKVEADVDVAVRRRRDAQLDSQSEAQQIMYRRMDRAREAKLWCLLGDLEPASALAHYSKAWQVSASSSARAARSLGGVYFTSQDFGQASKWLRYALKINPLYTRSWFILGCCYMRLEKWNEGAQCFRRCTALDDEDMESWNNLASCYLRMVESADADADADAGAAGIERIGAQGGLPDILEAEEEADRVWDDGAGAAYDDDEEGQSDWSGSWQSDSGVEVSSSDETDASSLADDSDAETEVGLRNPGQVSSSPRSPRSRRGLGGSRTTAYSLKLLAHRSLQQSLRFAHDNWRVWYNYMVVCVDVGYLLEATRAMVRVTEIQTRNKTNDAERAQSVDVGVLARLVDAVTRTPKATLEAEALHAQQTYESALAQHCNDAGAGLAAPVAPKLDPNSGLGLFPAVQRLFDETLLPRISTSSSIWKLYSRLLLWNGQRQRAVQHALVDAYNSALTEAEQAELQTDKHVFLALLHDLSNLVDALLDLAEHQQAETEHQAKIDAPEPRFQARSLVRSFLAKTRGSWDQEVEYDQAKELLEQLKN; encoded by the coding sequence ATGAGCCGAGTAGGTGCGGTTCGCGCCTCCCGTTTCGCACGCGCACTACCACATACGCCCGTCAACCATTTCCTGCGCACCACAAAATCCCTGCTCGCCTCAGGAGGCCTCGATAACGAAGACATTGTCTACATCATCACCTCTCGGACCACCACGCTCGATCAGGCGGTAGCCGCAATCAGCCTCGCCTACCTacagcagcacctcgacACAAGCCAGCACACGCAGCGTCGATACGTGCCCGTGCTATCAGCCGCTCGCCACGCATGTTTGAACGACGACCTGCCAGAGCTAGCTCTTGCCTTGCAAGCAGCACTCATCGCCGAGCACAATGTAATCTTTCAAGATGACCAAGTGTACAACGCGCTAGATGCATACACGTCTAAGAAAAGGGTAGTGCTTGTAGGCGGCGCAGCAGAACAGAACGGGGAGGAAGCGTGGTCAGAGTGGTTGGAGTTGCACGGCGCACAGTTATTCGGCGTGGTAGATACCGAGAATACGCTGCCCACGCAGATGCATGATGAAAACGGCAGCCTCAACGAGAGGTTGAACCTGGCACTCTTGCCTCGTCCTCAGCCGGtgagcggtggtggagaagcCGAGCCTAGCCTGACTTCTCTCGTCGCCATGTGGGCCAAACAGCAACTTGTCGAAAGTGGAGCATCAACAACATGCTCGCAGATCGTGACAAGGGAGCTGGCAGATCTCATGCTGGCAGCCATCCTGCTCGAGACCGATAACCTCACGCAATCCAAGACAAATTCGGTAGACCTTGGTGCTGTCGGCTGGCTCAACCCGCGCTCGTCGTTTCAACTTCAAGACGAGGATCATGCGACAGCCGCACTAGAAGACGCGCAAGAATCCGACCTGAATGACGATGAGGCGAATACACCCAACTACGATGCATTCGTGCCGACGTTCCCGGACCTGGATTCCATGTATCGTGCTTTGCGCGGCGCTTCTCGTCTATCGACAACTGCAAAGCCCGCGGTAGTGGTCGGTGCACAGGTTCCTGTTGCAGGTCTTGAGCTCGGTCATGCTTCCCCGCATCATTTTCAATGGAATCTGAtcaccaacacgctcgccaaccttgaccaacagcaacgaGCTGGCGTCCCAGATTTCGTCCACAAAACCATTGTTGGTGATTTTGCCACTGTGCTTACGTCGGACTTGGCGTCTCGACTGCTCAAACCGATCGGCACACAGCTTGCGCAGAACCTGAGCAGCAATGGCAGTACCGCATTCGACCTACTCGCGATTCAAAAACACATCAACGCCGTAGTGGCGACCCAAGCTACGAGCGAATTGCAGAGGTACGAAATCCTCTGTATAGCCGTCTGTGCTCTGCATGCGTTTGTGCAGATCAACTGGACGGGCCCGGAATTGCCAGAGTCTCTGGATCCAGTCTCTCTACTACGAGCATCTTCGCCAGACGCCTTCGCTCCTCGACCGCTCGACACGGACGCCGAGGAAAAGGCCAACCTAGCCACCAACAAGTTGATCCACAGTGCATcactcgaagcgctcgcaTTCAAGGGCGAACCCGCCTACCATCTGTGTCAGGTGCCCTTCTTCCTAGTCTTGTCCAAACTCGTGATCGACGCACTCTGGTCGGCTCAAGCCCCAAACCAACCAGATGGCAATACGGCCAAAGTACACGTCGAGACGCTAGCTTGGTGGAGGTTGCGTGTGTTCACAGTGCATAGCCACGtgctcgaccaagctgtAGCGTTTGGTAACAAGGTATTTGAGCCGGTCAACAAGTTGTGCGATGTCCTGgcagctcgtgctgctgccactggGAAGCCTGCCAATGCGGCAGACgccaagaagagcgagtgggcctcgctctcgtcgcgTCTTATTCTGGAGCGCGGAATTGCGCTGCAAAGGCTAGGAAGCGACAGGGAGGCGTCCGAGACGTTTGTCAACGCGGCCAAGGAGAATGGGTTGAGGTACCGCATGTCGGGTGCGCTCGGTAAGAGGACCAAGTTTCAAAAAGAGGACAAGACACAATTGGTGCTGTTGGCCAAGAGCGTCGTTGCGGATGGTGGTAaggaagacgaagaggacgagatATCAGAGAAACAGCCAGAACAGGCTGGCGCCCATGTGGAGAAGCAAGAGGAGTTGCAGACGGGTTTCGCCGCCAAGGCCAACGCTGAGGATCAAGTGGCGGGTATGCCGTCAACGTACGCTCTCAACGACGATACGCTTCTCGAACAGACCAAGTTCACGTCGACTACGGCTGGCAGCAACGCGGCCTGCTCTGGTGGTGCTAGCGGTCAGCACGACACCGATGCCGACCTTTTGGAGCTCGATCCCAACGCTCAGCCACCGCTAGCGGTCCTGGACCAGTGTACACTGCTGGCGCTCTGCCTCAATATTCACAACACCCAAGCTGCGCATGGCTTGACGGCAAATCAGATGCAAATGTTTATCGCACGCGTCGTGTCGCATGCTCGCAACTGGACGGTGCACACCATGTCGCTTTTGCTACGAGCACGACTGGAATCCACACGAACACGTACGGTCGAAAGATCCgtgttgcagctgcaggcgcTGATCGATCAGATGCCGACCAACGActcgtcgatccaagaGCGTCTCAAGTTTTTCCACGCGCTTGATCTGCCTCCCAAGTGGGAGATGCAGGCGgagctcgctcgtcgctaTGCTAGTATCGGTGTCACACGATCCGCCTTGGAGATCTTTGAACGCATCGAGATGTGGGAAGAGGTGGTGCAGTGTTTAGGCATGCTTGGCCGACAGCAGGAAGCAGTCGAGGTGGTCAGCGAGCTTCTGGAGGGCAAAAAGGTCGAGGCTGATGTCGACGTGGCCGTGcgccgaagacgagatgcaCAGCTCGACAGCCAGAGCGAAGCGCAACAGATCATGTATCGGCGCATGGATCGCGCACGAGAGGCCAAGCTGTGGTGCCTGTTGGGTGATCTCGAGCCCGCCTCTGCGCTGGCGCACTATTCCAAAGCATGGCAAGTATCCGCGTCGTCTTCGGCACGTGCTGCTCGGAGTCTGGGCGGTGTGTACTTCACTAGTCAAGATTTTGGCCAGGCGAGCAAGTGGCTAAGGTACGCGCTCAAGATCAATCCTCTGTATACGAGGAGTTGGTTCATACTCGGTTGTTGTTACATGCGACTCGAAAAGTGGAACGAGGGTGCACAGTGTTTCCGGCGTTGCACGGCGCTGGACGATGAAGATATGGAGAGTTGGAACAATCTGGCGAGCTGCTACCTGCGGATGGTGGAAAGTGCGGACgcggatgcagatgcggaTGCAGGTGCGGCAGGGATCGAGAGGATAGGAGCACAGGGTGGGCTGCCGGATATCCTCGAggctgaagaagaagcggaTAGGGTGTGGGACGATGGTGCTGGCGCAGCGtacgatgacgatgaggaagGGCAGAGCGACTGGAGTGGCAGTTGGCAATCCGATTCCGGTGTCGAAGTGTCTTCGAGCGATGAAACGGATgccagctcgctcgctgacgacagcgatgccgagaccgaggtGGGACTTCGTAACCCGGGCCAagtgtcgagctcgccacGCTCGCCCCGCTCGCGACGTGGCTTGGGTGGCTCGAGGACGACGGCCTACTCTCTGAAACTGCTCGCGCACCGTTCGCTACAACAATCGCTCCGATTCGCACACGACAACTGGCGCGTGTGGTACAACTACATGGTTGTGTGCGTTGACGTTGGCTACCTGCTCGAAGCAACGCGCGCCATGGTGCGCGTAACCGAGATCCAAACGCGCAACAAGACCAACGACGCCGAACGAGCCCAgagcgtcgacgttggtgtGCTAGCTCGACTCGTGGACGCGGTGACGCGAACGCCAAAAGCGACGttggaagcggaagcgctGCATGCGCAACAGACGTACGAATCGGCGTTGGCGCAACACTGCAATGACGCAGGCGCAGGCTTAGCTGCACCGGTGGCGCCGAAACTCGACCCGAATTCAGGTCTCGGCCTGTTCCCCGCCGTACAGCGCTTGTTTGACGaaacgctgctgccgcgcATCtcaacgagcagcagcatctggAAGCTCTACtctcgcctgctgctgtggaacggccaacgccaacgTGCGGTCCAACATGCTCTGGTCGACGCGTACAACTCGGCGCTCACcgaagctgagcaagccgagctccAGACGGATAAACATGTGTTTCTCGCACTCCTGCACGATCTCAGCAATCTGGTGGATGCattgctcgacttggctgaGCACCAACAGGCCGAGACGGAGCATCAAGCCAAGATCGATGCGCCCGAACCGAGGTTCCAAGCGAGGAGCCTGGTACGAAGCTTTCTAGCCAAGACGAGGGGCAGTTGGGATCAGGAGGTCGAGTACGATCAGGCAAAGGAGCTGTTGGAGCAGCTGAAGAACTGA